The following are from one region of the Brevinema andersonii genome:
- a CDS encoding cation:dicarboxylate symporter family transporter, whose product MFQNPFFRDFLALSEPMAALSLILLIACFFIIKVLENKKIDFSIRMFVGLIIGIILGLGIQAISGFPTPETIKSSLWIQQCISWYSLFGTAFVSFIRMLVIPIILASMIRVILNLQSSIDIKALINHALFWLLFTTGIAAIVGIILSSIVDLGADIAVKESTRAAREVTNIVGVLLGLIPSNTVAAMVNENIVGVVIFASFIGFSARIMSSKEKYQAVMKVFNDLIEAIYRIVMSMAMTIIKFMPYAVIALIAQTLISNGMSAIREAMTFIILVYIASAIMIIVYMVIILVHGLNPITFVKKSMNAWLMAFSSRSSIGSLPMTISTLEEKLGVNTGTANFVASLGSTVGMNGCAGYFPAMVAMLVARMTGTPIDLNFMIMVVMVAILGSLGIAGIPGSATMAASIMLSGIGLSQHFNLLAIVLAIDPIIDMARTMVNVAGAMTSAVSTDKELNTLDIKKYNSSENQENI is encoded by the coding sequence ATGTTTCAAAACCCGTTTTTTAGAGACTTTTTAGCTCTATCAGAACCAATGGCTGCTTTATCATTAATTTTATTAATAGCATGTTTTTTTATTATAAAAGTGTTAGAAAATAAAAAAATCGATTTTTCTATCCGGATGTTTGTAGGCTTGATCATTGGGATTATTTTAGGGCTCGGAATCCAAGCTATTTCAGGATTTCCAACACCTGAAACAATAAAATCGAGCCTTTGGATTCAACAATGTATATCTTGGTATTCATTATTTGGGACTGCATTTGTTAGTTTTATCAGAATGTTGGTTATTCCCATCATTCTTGCATCAATGATCCGTGTTATCCTCAATTTACAGAGCAGTATCGATATTAAAGCATTAATTAATCACGCTTTGTTTTGGTTGTTATTTACTACAGGAATCGCAGCAATTGTTGGTATCATTTTATCATCTATCGTCGATCTCGGAGCTGATATTGCTGTCAAAGAAAGTACAAGAGCTGCTCGTGAAGTCACTAATATTGTTGGTGTATTGCTCGGTTTAATTCCCTCAAACACTGTTGCTGCAATGGTTAACGAAAATATCGTCGGTGTTGTTATTTTTGCATCATTCATTGGGTTTTCTGCACGTATTATGTCCAGCAAAGAAAAATATCAGGCTGTTATGAAAGTGTTCAACGACCTAATCGAAGCTATCTATAGAATTGTTATGTCCATGGCTATGACTATCATTAAATTTATGCCTTATGCAGTTATTGCTTTGATAGCCCAGACACTTATTTCCAATGGTATGTCCGCTATCAGAGAAGCTATGACATTTATTATTTTAGTATATATTGCATCAGCAATTATGATTATTGTTTATATGGTTATTATCTTAGTACACGGACTCAATCCCATAACATTCGTCAAAAAATCAATGAACGCATGGTTGATGGCATTTTCAAGCCGTTCATCTATAGGCTCCCTACCAATGACTATTTCAACTCTAGAAGAAAAATTAGGAGTCAACACAGGAACTGCCAATTTCGTAGCATCTCTCGGATCAACAGTAGGCATGAATGGTTGTGCAGGTTATTTTCCAGCAATGGTAGCAATGTTGGTAGCACGCATGACAGGGACACCTATTGATTTAAATTTTATGATTATGGTGGTTATGGTAGCAATATTAGGTTCTTTAGGTATAGCAGGTATTCCAGGTAGCGCGACTATGGCAGCATCAATTATGCTTTCTGGAATTGGTTTGAGCCAGCATTTTAACTTATTGGCTATTGTTTTAGCAATTGATCCCATCATTGATATGGCACGGACAATGGTCAACGTTGCTGGAGCAATGACCTCTGCTGTTAGTACCGATAAAGAATTAAACACTCTTGATATCAAGAAATACAATTCTAGTGAAAATCAAGAAAATATCTAA
- a CDS encoding CoA-disulfide reductase: MNIIIAGGNAAGMSAASRLRKNLPNANIIVLEKGNLVSFGACGLPYFVASEFDDQNEMIARPLEAFQKINIDVRLFHEAISLDPQANTISAKNTQTQEMITLPYDKLLISTGAAPFIPNIEGINLEGVHTLTKMEDGAALRTALPNVEKVVIIGGGFIGLETAEAMLHQGKEVTIIELDSRVSSRVFDPEITEHLENTIRKHGVNLRLEEKVIKFSGKKKIQFVHTNTNTYAADLVIIAAGFSPATKWCQNIGLEMLPNGAIIIDDQAKTNIKGIYAAGDCATIKHCVLNQQRYIPLATSANKLGRCLGDILAGKNIKFQGTLGSSALRFMDFEAGRTGISEHEAQSAGYNYSTNTIQDFNHTSYIPGKTPLYIKLIYDNNSRILLGGQICGPQDAVLRVDALAAAIFKKMTVDELGMLDFIYAPPFARTWEALNIAGNTSK, translated from the coding sequence ATGAATATAATAATTGCTGGGGGTAATGCTGCAGGAATGTCAGCAGCTTCACGTTTAAGAAAAAACCTCCCCAACGCTAATATTATTGTGTTGGAAAAAGGAAATTTGGTATCCTTTGGAGCTTGTGGGCTGCCGTATTTTGTTGCAAGCGAATTTGACGACCAAAACGAAATGATCGCTCGTCCTTTAGAAGCATTTCAAAAAATAAATATTGATGTACGCTTATTTCACGAAGCAATTTCTCTGGATCCTCAAGCAAACACCATATCAGCCAAAAACACACAAACTCAGGAGATGATCACTTTACCTTATGATAAACTTCTTATTTCCACAGGAGCTGCTCCTTTTATTCCAAACATAGAAGGTATTAATTTGGAGGGGGTTCATACATTAACTAAAATGGAAGACGGTGCAGCATTGCGTACAGCTCTTCCAAATGTAGAAAAAGTTGTAATTATCGGTGGAGGATTTATTGGTTTGGAAACAGCAGAAGCTATGTTGCATCAAGGAAAAGAGGTAACCATTATTGAATTGGATTCGCGAGTGAGCAGTCGAGTATTCGATCCTGAAATTACCGAACATTTGGAAAACACCATCCGAAAACATGGCGTTAATCTTAGATTAGAAGAAAAAGTAATAAAATTCAGTGGCAAGAAAAAAATCCAATTTGTCCATACAAATACAAACACTTATGCTGCAGATCTTGTAATTATTGCTGCAGGTTTTAGTCCAGCAACCAAATGGTGTCAAAATATTGGTTTGGAAATGCTTCCCAATGGTGCAATTATCATTGATGACCAAGCAAAAACAAATATTAAAGGAATCTATGCAGCAGGAGACTGCGCAACTATAAAACATTGTGTACTTAATCAGCAACGTTATATTCCTTTAGCAACAAGTGCAAATAAATTAGGACGATGCTTAGGGGATATTTTAGCAGGGAAAAATATAAAATTCCAAGGCACGCTTGGGTCTTCAGCGCTACGTTTTATGGATTTCGAAGCAGGACGTACGGGTATCAGCGAACATGAAGCACAGAGTGCTGGATATAATTACAGTACCAATACTATTCAAGATTTCAACCATACCAGCTATATACCCGGTAAAACTCCTCTATATATTAAATTGATTTATGATAATAATAGTCGGATTTTGTTAGGAGGACAAATATGTGGTCCTCAAGATGCCGTTTTAAGAGTAGATGCATTAGCAGCAGCTATCTTCAAAAAAATGACGGTTGATGAATTAGGTATGTTAGATTTTATTTATGCGCCACCATTTGCACGAACTTGGGAAGCACTTAATATAGCAGGCAATACATCAAAATAA